DNA from Verrucomicrobiota bacterium:
TTTGGAGTTCCGCCTTAGCCGTAACGATGCAGACCGAAGAACCCCTCACCCTGGCCCTCTCCCCGTCGGACGGGGAGAGGGAATATTTTCGCGCGTATGGACGACGCGCACCGTTGGGTGATTTGCCGCAACGTCGCCGCAGTTTCACCCTCTCCCCATCGGATGGGGAGAGGGCCGGGGTGAGGGGCGTGTTCAACTACATAGAGACGGCTTAGGCGGTCGGGGTGGGTGTTAATCCAAGGCCGCCTGAAGGCGGAATTCCAAACGGCGGAGGCGGCCGGTTGTGATCGCGTGCGGATTGGCCGTCATCATCGTGGTTGAAAAGGCGCGGGGCGTCCTTCATTGTCTTGACCCATGAATCACGTGGAACAGTTGGACGAATTGCTGACGTGCCGCCTGGACTTCGGGCGCAAAGCGGTCGAGCCGTGCACGATTGTGATTTTTGGCGCGAGCGGCGATTTGACCGCGCGCAAATTGATCCCTGCCTTTTATCATCTGTTTGGCGAGAAACAATTGCCGTCGCCCTTCCGCATCATTGGCTTTGCGCGTCGCTCGAAGACCGACGCCGAATGGCGCGTGGAATTGAAGACGGCGCTGGACAAGTTTTCCCGCACCCAACCGGTGAACGAGGAACAATGGTCGGCGTTTTCGGCAAACGTGTCCTATTGCCAGGGTGAATTCTCGGATCTCGCCGCCTACCAAAAGCTGGAGCAACAACTCACCGGGTTTTGCAACGAACCGCTGCGGCGCAACCTCGTTTTTTATCTGTCCACGTCGCCCAGCCAGTTCGCTGAAGTAGTCGAGCATTTGCACAACGCCGGTCTGTTGCAGAAGAAGGAAGCCGGCGGGTTCTGGCAACGGGTGGTGGTGGAAAAACCGTTTGGCCACGATCTGGCGTCGGCGAAGAAGTTGAATGCGGAACTGACCCGGTTCGCCCACGAAACCCAGATCTACCGCATTGATCATTATCTGGGCAAGGAGACGGTGCAGAACATTTTGATGTTCCGCTTTTCCAATTCGATTTTCGAGCAGCTCTGGAATCGCCAGTCGGTCGATCACGTGCAAATGACCGTCAGTGAAAAACTGGGCGTCGGCACGCGCGGCGGATATTATGAGGAAGCTGGCGCGTTGCGGGACATGGTGCAAAATCACATGTTGCAGGTGCTCGCGCTGATGGCCATGGAACCGCCGGTGTCGTTGGAGGCGGAGTCGGTGCGCGACGAAAAGGTCAAGCTGCTGAAATCAATCCGTTTGTTGCATCCCAGCCAGGTGGTGGGCGCCGTGGTGCGCGGTCAATACGCGGCGGGCGAAATCGATGGTCAGCCGCGCCCAGCCTATCGCCAGGAGACCAAAGTGAGTCCGAACTCGAACGTGGAAACGTTCGTGGCGCTGAAACTCTTCATCGACAACTGGCGCTGGTCGGGCGTGCCGTTTTATCTGCGGTTCGGAAAGAATCTGCCCCTCAGCGCGAGCGAAGTGCGCGTGCAGTTCCGTCCCACGCCGCACGTGCTGTTCGCCGCGCAATGCGGACCGAAACTGGACGCCAACGCGATCACGTTGCGGTTGCAACCGAACGAGGGCATCACGTTGCGCTTCAACGGCAAAATCCCCGGCACCAATCTTCAACTGCGCCCGGTGCGGATGCATTTCAGTTATGACGCGGAATTTGGCGCGTACACGCCTGAAGCGTATGAGCGGTTGCTGCTGGAAGTGTTGTCCGGCGACGGCACGCTGTTCATCCGTCGCGACGAAGTGGAAACGGCCTGGAGCATTGTGGACCCGATTCGGGAGGGTTGGGATGGCCAGCCGCTTACGGGACACGAGTTTTATTCTGCCGGCACCTGGGGGCCGGCGGCGGCCGACGAGTTGTTGACTGCTCGTGGACACGCGTGGCGTAATCCGCAACCGATTACCTGAGCAGGAGGAGAGCGTGAGAACTCGCCATCTGGAAGCCGAGTCCGCCTCCCGGCGTTGATAACCAATCTTCGCATGACAAACTTTGAGCTTTTTACTTTGCCGAACGCCGTCGCTTTAGCTCAAACGGTGGCGAGCGCCTGGATTTCGGAAGTGGAAACCGCAAGTCACGCCGGCGCGCCGCAATTCGTCGCATTGTCCGGCGGACGGATTGCGCGGCAGTTCTTTGCAGCGGTGGTCGAACTGGCCAAAGCCCGGAACGTTTCCTTCGCTCCCGTCCATTTTTTTTGGGCGGATGAACGGTGTGTTCCGCCGACGGATGCGGAAAGTAATTTCGCCATCGCCTATGACCACTTGCTGGATCCATTGAAGATTGCGTCTGGGCAGATTCATAGAATTCCAGGTGAACTAAATCCACAGAAGGCCGCTGTGACCGCCGCCGCGGAGTTGGGCCGGGTCGTGCCTGGCACCCAAAACGGGCAACCGACGCTCGACATTGTTTTCTTGGGCATGGGCGAGGATGGACACGTGGCGTCAATCTTCCCAGGCGAACCGGAAGGCGTCATCTTGGACAGGTCAATCTATCGTGCCGTCACCGCAACCAAGCCACCACCGCACCGCATAACGCTGGGTTACCGCATGATCGGGGCGGCGCGACAGGTCTGGGTGCTGGCTTCCGGTCCAGGCAAAGAGCAGGCGCTGCGCGAATCCCTCGCCACGGCGGGCCGAACGCCATTGGCGCGAGTGCTCAGGTTGCGTTCACACACGAAGGTTTTTTCGGATATCCCCATTCGCTAAAGGCGATTTTGCCTCTGTTTACGGGTGATTTCGGGGGGCTGAAAAAATTTGTGATTTTTTTGAACACATTGGGGGTTACAATCATCTATATTTCAGAGTTGGTACGCTGTCCGTTTAGGGTTGGCAGAGAGGTTATGCTGGTAATGAAGTTCGGGCAGCGGCAAAATAGTTGGCTTCATTACTCTTCTGAGCGCCTCGGTGAAGGCGTTTTAACCTCGTCACCAATGAGCCAGAGCAATCTGGCTCATTTTTTTTATCCCGACATATGAAGGTTTGAACACACGCGCCCCATTCTCGAGTTGGCTTCAAGCTCCTCCTTGCCTTTCAACTCGACCTGCTGTTTGATTCACGCCGCCTTATGATTAAAATTCCTGTCCTCCGTTGGGGCCAACCTTACGAAAGCCTCGAAGTCGATAACGTCATCCACTTCATCACCGGCGAAACGCTCGCCCGGGTAAGCCAGGCCAATCCCGGAATGCTCGCCAAGGACATGAAGAAAGCGTCGCGCGCCCGCGACGTGTTGCGTGAGATT
Protein-coding regions in this window:
- the zwf gene encoding glucose-6-phosphate dehydrogenase, with product MNHVEQLDELLTCRLDFGRKAVEPCTIVIFGASGDLTARKLIPAFYHLFGEKQLPSPFRIIGFARRSKTDAEWRVELKTALDKFSRTQPVNEEQWSAFSANVSYCQGEFSDLAAYQKLEQQLTGFCNEPLRRNLVFYLSTSPSQFAEVVEHLHNAGLLQKKEAGGFWQRVVVEKPFGHDLASAKKLNAELTRFAHETQIYRIDHYLGKETVQNILMFRFSNSIFEQLWNRQSVDHVQMTVSEKLGVGTRGGYYEEAGALRDMVQNHMLQVLALMAMEPPVSLEAESVRDEKVKLLKSIRLLHPSQVVGAVVRGQYAAGEIDGQPRPAYRQETKVSPNSNVETFVALKLFIDNWRWSGVPFYLRFGKNLPLSASEVRVQFRPTPHVLFAAQCGPKLDANAITLRLQPNEGITLRFNGKIPGTNLQLRPVRMHFSYDAEFGAYTPEAYERLLLEVLSGDGTLFIRRDEVETAWSIVDPIREGWDGQPLTGHEFYSAGTWGPAAADELLTARGHAWRNPQPIT
- the pgl gene encoding 6-phosphogluconolactonase produces the protein MTNFELFTLPNAVALAQTVASAWISEVETASHAGAPQFVALSGGRIARQFFAAVVELAKARNVSFAPVHFFWADERCVPPTDAESNFAIAYDHLLDPLKIASGQIHRIPGELNPQKAAVTAAAELGRVVPGTQNGQPTLDIVFLGMGEDGHVASIFPGEPEGVILDRSIYRAVTATKPPPHRITLGYRMIGAARQVWVLASGPGKEQALRESLATAGRTPLARVLRLRSHTKVFSDIPIR